The window CGTCCACAAGGCGCTGTCACCGCTCAAGCATCGAGCGATGCTGTCCCCATCAGGCCCGGAGTACGCATTGAGTGCGGATCTCGCGCCGCTGCTGGCGTTCGCCCGTGCCGTCGTGCAACACGAGCACCGGTCGCGAGTGCGGACACTCGCGCCGAGTGCGACCGTCGAGTGGTGTGACCCGAAGCGGGCACTCGTCCGCGTCCAGACAGCCGCGGATACAGAGGCACTCGAGGCTGCCCCCGACTGGCGACTGACCGGACTCGCCCGGTTTGCGGAGTACGGCCTGCAGTTCTTCCTCGCGGGCGAACCTGCGTTCTGGTCTGCACCGGAGGCAGAACTCACGCCTGCCGACATAGTGTGCCACACGCTCGTCCTCGATAGCGGCTCTCGCCGCGTCAGCTATGCGATGCTCCTAATCGAGGAGCTGGATATCGACCAGGAGACGCTAATGGAGACGGCAGAATGGTACGAGTTAGAACCCGCAGTCGCTGCGATATATCGGTCACTCCAGGGAGAGTTCGACGCCTCGGCGGAGTCCCCTGTCAGCATCCCGAGTGAACCAGAGTTCATTGCGCTCAAAGAGCAATATGGGGTCTCATGACGGTGTTCAAAGGCGGCGACGCGATTGAGGACTTTCTCGAGGAGGTCGATAGCTGGCTGTCGGAGTCGGTGACGGTATATCTCCTCGGTGGGTCTGCGATGACAGTCCAGGGGCTGAAAGACCAGACCGAGGATATCGACCTCGCGCTGGGTGTGGTCTCCGAATTCGAGCACGTCTACCAGACCCTAACGGCACAGGGATTCACGATTGTTGACGAGCCGACGGAGTCGTTCGAGGGCGTCGGAACGACTGTCGAGTTGCAGCACGACGCGCGGGGGCTTCAGATCGATCTCTTCGAGCGGCAAGTCGTCGGAAAAGTGTGGATTACCGACCGGATGCACGACCGGGCAGCGGAGTTCTGGGCCGGAAGCCGGGCGACAGCATTTGTCCTCTCCGACGAGGATATGTTCTTGCTCAAAGCGGTCTCCGGCGGTGACCTGGCGAGTGGCCGGCGACGTGACATCGAAGATATGCGGACGTACGCCCAGCGGGGGTTAGACTACGAGGTGATCCTAACCGAAATCGACGAACAGCGACCGTTCAATACCGGCGCAACTGAAGCACGACAGATCCGTGACCGCTCCCATCCGCTGTTCGCAATCGAAATGGCGGTAAACTCGCTCTCGGGGCTTCCGAATACATTCACGTCCCGGATCACAGAATTCGCCACGGAGTTCGAGGTCGAATACACCGTTCTGGGAGCAATCGACGATGGCGTCGACAACGTCGACGCAATCCGAGAGCGAGTCCTCGCGAATGTGCGGGCACTTTCGGACGACAGAAAAGACGCCGTCGACGACGCGATCGACCGACTG of the Haloglomus salinum genome contains:
- a CDS encoding winged helix DNA-binding protein, which produces MLSKAGLAVIDALSTGREATAADLATDTEYSQTHLYEILDELVEAGLLDEHRGLNNQRRVHLADHPVVEAYRTLQSELSHVEWPDLLSAATLRVCWYLEKPRRVAEIAERLDITRQGVHKALSPLKHRAMLSPSGPEYALSADLAPLLAFARAVVQHEHRSRVRTLAPSATVEWCDPKRALVRVQTAADTEALEAAPDWRLTGLARFAEYGLQFFLAGEPAFWSAPEAELTPADIVCHTLVLDSGSRRVSYAMLLIEELDIDQETLMETAEWYELEPAVAAIYRSLQGEFDASAESPVSIPSEPEFIALKEQYGVS